The following proteins are co-located in the Enoplosus armatus isolate fEnoArm2 chromosome 8, fEnoArm2.hap1, whole genome shotgun sequence genome:
- the mrps25 gene encoding small ribosomal subunit protein mS25, giving the protein MPMKGRFPIRRTLEYLQKGDIIFKNRVKIMTVNYNTHGELSDGARKFVFFNIPQIQYKNPWIQIMMFKNMTPSPFLKFYLDDGEQVLVDVEGKDHKLISQHVKKIVGKSEQVLQAEARAKMQASNPANFGPKKYCLRECICEVEGQVPCPGTTPLPKEMTGKYRAQMAASQE; this is encoded by the exons ATGCCTATGAAAGGAAGGTTTCCGATCCGGAGGACTCTGGAGTATCTCCAGAAGGGCGacatcatctttaaaaacagagtgAAGATCATGACGGTCAATTACAACACACATGGAGAGCTCAGCGACGGAGCAAG GAAGTTTGTGTTCTTCAATATTCCTCAGATTCAGTACAAAAACCCGTGGATCCAAATAATGATGTTCAAAAATATGACACCATCACCGTTCTTGAAGTTCTACCTGG ATGACGGGGAGCAAGTTCTGGTGGATGTTGAAGGGAAGGACCACAAACTAATTTCACAACATGTGAAGAAGATTGTGGGCAAATCAGA ACAAGTGTTACAAGCCGAGGCTCGAGCCAAGATGCAGGCCTCCAACCCTGCCAACTTTGGGCCAAAGAAGTACTGTCTGAGGGAGTGCATCTGTGAGGTGGAGGGCCAGGTGCCGTGTCCTGGCACCACGCCGCTGCCCAAGGAGATGACGGGCAAGTATCGAGCCCAGATGGCAGCGTCACAGGAGTGA
- the nr2c2 gene encoding nuclear receptor subfamily 2 group C member 2, whose product MTTNPNLLSQQKVDSEHEAEASSSPSDSMSESPQRFHVISTEPATTPQRIQIVTDQQTGQKIQIVTAMKPSSAPKQQFILTTADSSGAGKVILASPDSHNTKQLIFTAADSLMPGRIQIVTDPVSMERLLGQSGDLNRPQPVEYCLVCGDKASGRHYGAVSCEGCKGFFKRSVRKNLTYSCRSKQDCVINKHHRNRCQFCRLRKCLKMGMKTESVQSERKPIDIVPREKHANCAASTQKIYIRKDLNSPLIATPTFISDTETDGSRSSLLDQGMLVNIQQPVIQSDGTLLLATDSKMESGQGDLGTLANVVTSLANLSDSLKENLNNGDTSDSQQEGQSASEITRSVSSAQRRGECVCDSAFDTLAKVFNPPEVGVRQSLVEKSQCVSGTTIQLIGRDQETPIIEVEGPLLTDSHVGFKLTMPSPMPEYLNVHYICESASRLLFLSMHWARSIPAFSALGQEANTSLVRACWNELFTLGLAQCAHVMNLSTILTAIINHLQSSIQDDKLSGERVKQVMEHIWKFQEFCNSMTRLETDSYEYAYLKAIVLFSPDHPSVDSGGQIEKFQEKALMELQDYVQKTYPDDTYRLTRILTRLPALRLMNSSITEELFFTGLIGNVSIDSIIPYILKMETAEYNSLDSPSLQHPELSN is encoded by the exons ATGACGACCAACCCGAATCTGCTCTCTCAGCAGAAAGTGGACTCTGAGCATGAGGCAGAG GCATCATCCTCTCCTTCAGACTCGATGAGTGAGTCTCCACAGCGCTTTCACGTCATCTCCACTGAGCCTGCCACAACACCACAGCGAATACAG ATTGTAACTGACCAGCAGACAGGCCAGAAGATTCAGATAGTGACAGCGATGAAGCCGTCCAGTGCTCCCAAGCAGCAGTTCATTCTGACTACAGCTGACAGCTCAGGGGCAGGCAAGGTTATCCTGGCCTCACCAGACAGCCACAACACTAAGCAGCTCATCTTCACTGCTGCAGACAGCCTGATGCCAGGAAGGATACAG ATCGTCACAGACCCAGTGTCAATGGAGCGGTTGTTAGGGCAGTCAGGAGACTTGAACCGACCCCAGCCAGTGGAGTACTGTTTGGTGTGTGGGGACAAGGCTTCAG GGCGTCACTACGGAGCGGTCAGTTGTGAGGGATGTAAAGGCTTCTTCAAGCGGAGCGTGAGGAAGAACCTGACCTACAGCTGCCGCAGTAAACAGGACTGCGTCATCAACAAACACCACCGCAATCGCTGCCAGTTCTGTCGGTTGAGGAAATGCCTTAAGATGGGGATGAAGACCGAGT CTGTCCAGAGTGAGAGAAAACCCATCGATATCGTGCCCAGAGAGAAACATGCCAACTGTGCTGCCTCTACCCAAAAGATCTACATTCGCAAGGACCTAAACAGTCCGCTCATCGCCACACCGACCTTTATCTCCGATACAGAGACCGATGGCTCCAG ATCCAGCCTGCTGGACCAAGGGATGCTGGTTAATATCCAGCAGCCGGTCATCCAGAGTGATGGAACTTTGCTGCTGGCCACTGACTCAAAG ATGGAGTCTGGACAGGGGGACCTGGGGACACTAGCCAATGTGGTGACATCACTGGCCAACCTTAGTGACTCACTGAAAGAGAATCTAAACAATGGTGATACCTCAGACAGCCAACAGGAGGGGCAGTCTGCCAGCGAGATAACACGGTCAGTCAGCAGTGCACAGAGAAGaggggagtgtgtttgtg ACAGTGCCTTTGACACCCTGGCCAAAGTATTCAACCCACCTGAAGTCGGGGTCAGACAGAGTCTGGTAGAAAAGTCGCAGTGTGTCAGTGGAACAACCATCCAGCTGATTGGTCGAGACCAGGAGACCCCCATCATTGAGGTGGAAGGACCACTGCTCACAGACAGCCATGTCGGCTTTAAG CTGACCATGCCCAGCCCCATGCCAGAGTATCTGAATGTACACTACATCTGTGAGTCAGCTTCCAgacttctctttctctccatgcaCTGGGCACGCTCCATCCCGGCCTTCTCGGCTCTTGG TCAGGAGGCAAACACCAGTTTGGTTCGAGCGTGCTGGAATGAGCTGTTCACTCTGGGTCTCGCTCAGTGCGCTCATGTGATGAACCTGTCGACCATCCTCACTGCCATCATCAACCACCTCCAAAGCAGCATCCAGGACG ACAAGCTTTCGGGGGAGAGAGTAAAGCAGGTGATGGAGCATATTTGGAAGTTCCAGGAGTTCTGCAACAGCATGACGAGGTTGGAGACTGACAGCTACGAATACGCCTACCTGAAGGCTATAGTGTTGTTCAGCCCTG ATCACCCGAGTGTGGACAGCGGCGGGCAGATCGAGAAGTTCCAGGAGAAAGCCTTGATGGAGCTGCAGGACTACGTGCAGAAAACCTACCCGGATGACACCTACAG GTTGACCCGCATCCTGACTCGTCTCCCAGCCCTGCGCCTCATGAACTCCAGCATCACAGAGGAGCTCTTCTTCACTGGCCTGATAGGTAACGTCTCTATTGACAGCATCATTCCCTACATCCTCAAGATGGAGACGGCGGAGTACAACAGCCTGGACAGCCCGTCACTCCAGCACCCAGAACTGTCGAATTAA